The Synchiropus splendidus isolate RoL2022-P1 chromosome 11, RoL_Sspl_1.0, whole genome shotgun sequence genome contains a region encoding:
- the smad5 gene encoding mothers against decapentaplegic homolog 5 isoform X2: MTSMSSLFSFTSPAVKRLLGWKQGDEEEKWAEKAVDALVKKLKKKKGAMEDLEKALSCPGQPSKCVTIPRSLDGRLQVSHRKGLPHVIYCRVWRWPDLQSHHELKPLEACEYPFGSKQKEVCINPYHYKRVESPVLPPVLVPRHSEFNPQHSLLVQFRNLSHNEQHMPLNATFPESFQQPHSGGSSSTGGVSSGSFPISPNSPYPPSPASSGTYPNSPASSGPSSPFQLPADTPPPAYMPPDEQLGQDSQSMETSSSLVPQTVARGDVQPVEYEEPSHWCSIVYYELNNRVGEAYHASSTSVLVDGFTDPSNNRNRFCLGLLSNVNRNSTIENTRRHIGKGVHLYYVGGEVYAECLSDTSIFVQSRNCNYHHGFHPTTVCKIPSGCSLKIFNNQEFAQLLAQSVNHGFEAVYELTKMCTIRMSFVKGWGAEYHRQDVTSTPCWIEVHLHGPLQWLDKVLTQMGSPLNPISSVS; encoded by the exons ATGACCTCCATGTCCAGTCTGTTCTCCTTCACGAGCCCTGCAGTCAAGCGACTGCTTGGGTGGAAAcaaggtgatgaggaggaaaaatGGGCTGAGAAAGCAGTGGACGCACTTGTTAAGAAGCTTAAGAAGAAGAAAGGTGCCATggaggacctggagaaagcCCTGAGCTGTCCAGGGCAACCAAGTAAATGTGTTACCATTCCAAGATCACTGGACGGAAGACTGCAAGTTTCTCATCGAAAAGGTCTGCCTCATGTTATCTACTGCCGAGTGTGGCGTTGGCCAGACCTGCAGTCCCACCATGAGCTCAAGCCCCTGGAGGCCTGCGAGTACCCGTTTGGGTCGAAGCAGAAGGAGGTCTGCATCAACCCGTATCACTACAAACGAGTGGAGAGTCCTG TGCTCCCTCCTGTCCTGGTACCCAGACATAGCGAGTTTAACCCACAGCACAGCCTGTTGGTCCAGTTCCGCAACCTATCCCACAATGAGCAGCACATGCCCCTCAACGCAACCTTTCCAGAATCCTTCCAGCAGCCCCATAGTGGCGGCAGCAGCAGTACGGGTGGAGTCAGCAGTGGCTCTTTCCCCATCTCTCCAAACTCTCCTTATCCTCCATCTCCAGCCAGCAGTGGTACCTATCCAAACTCGCCTGCCAGCTCAGGGCCCTCCAGTCCATTCCAGCTCCCAG CTGACACTCCACCTCCAGCATACATGCCCCCTGATGAGCAGCTGGGCCAAGATAGCCAATCGATGGAAACCAGCAGCAGTCTGGTGCCACAGACTGTGGCCCGAGGAG ATGTACAGCCAGTAGAGTATGAGGAGCCGAGCCATTGGTGCTCTATTGTCTACTATGAACTCAACAACCGAGTAGGTGAGGCCTACCACGCCTCCTCAACCAGCGTGCTAGTGGATGGCTTCACAGATCCTTCCAACAACCGAAACCGTTTCTGCCTTGGTCTGTTGTCCAATGTCAACCGGAATTCCACGATTGAGAACACCCGTCGTCACATTGGCAAAG GAGTTCATCTTTACTACGTGGGAGGAGAAGTATACGCAGAGTGTCTCAGTGACACCAGCATTTTTGTACAAAGCCGTAACTGTAATTATCACCATGGCTTCCATCCTACCACTGTCTGCAAGATACCTAGCGGCTGCAGCCTCAAAATCTTTAACAACCAGGAGTTTGCCCAGCTTCTGGCCCAGTCTGTCAATCATGGCTTTGAGGCAGTCTACGAGCTTACCAAGATGTGCACCATTAGGATGAGTTTTGTCAAG GGGTGGGGAGCGGAGTATCACCGACAGGATGTCACAAGCACCCCCTGTTGGATTGAAGTGCATCTGCATGGCCCACTCCAGTGGCTTGACAAGGTTCTTACGCAAATGGGCTCACCGCTGAACCCAATCTCCTCTGTTTCCTAA
- the smad5 gene encoding mothers against decapentaplegic homolog 5 isoform X1, whose product MTSMSSLFSFTSPAVKRLLGWKQGDEEEKWAEKAVDALVKKLKKKKGAMEDLEKALSCPGQPSKCVTIPRSLDGRLQVSHRKGLPHVIYCRVWRWPDLQSHHELKPLEACEYPFGSKQKEVCINPYHYKRVESPVLPPVLVPRHSEFNPQHSLLVQFRNLSHNEQHMPLNATFPESFQQPHSGGSSSTGGVSSGSFPISPNSPYPPSPASSGTYPNSPASSGPSSPFQLPADTPPPAYMPPDEQLGQDSQSMETSSSLVPQTVARGGEDAAEMLVCLPKLVDTQLLNNSSTRTDDVQPVEYEEPSHWCSIVYYELNNRVGEAYHASSTSVLVDGFTDPSNNRNRFCLGLLSNVNRNSTIENTRRHIGKGVHLYYVGGEVYAECLSDTSIFVQSRNCNYHHGFHPTTVCKIPSGCSLKIFNNQEFAQLLAQSVNHGFEAVYELTKMCTIRMSFVKGWGAEYHRQDVTSTPCWIEVHLHGPLQWLDKVLTQMGSPLNPISSVS is encoded by the exons ATGACCTCCATGTCCAGTCTGTTCTCCTTCACGAGCCCTGCAGTCAAGCGACTGCTTGGGTGGAAAcaaggtgatgaggaggaaaaatGGGCTGAGAAAGCAGTGGACGCACTTGTTAAGAAGCTTAAGAAGAAGAAAGGTGCCATggaggacctggagaaagcCCTGAGCTGTCCAGGGCAACCAAGTAAATGTGTTACCATTCCAAGATCACTGGACGGAAGACTGCAAGTTTCTCATCGAAAAGGTCTGCCTCATGTTATCTACTGCCGAGTGTGGCGTTGGCCAGACCTGCAGTCCCACCATGAGCTCAAGCCCCTGGAGGCCTGCGAGTACCCGTTTGGGTCGAAGCAGAAGGAGGTCTGCATCAACCCGTATCACTACAAACGAGTGGAGAGTCCTG TGCTCCCTCCTGTCCTGGTACCCAGACATAGCGAGTTTAACCCACAGCACAGCCTGTTGGTCCAGTTCCGCAACCTATCCCACAATGAGCAGCACATGCCCCTCAACGCAACCTTTCCAGAATCCTTCCAGCAGCCCCATAGTGGCGGCAGCAGCAGTACGGGTGGAGTCAGCAGTGGCTCTTTCCCCATCTCTCCAAACTCTCCTTATCCTCCATCTCCAGCCAGCAGTGGTACCTATCCAAACTCGCCTGCCAGCTCAGGGCCCTCCAGTCCATTCCAGCTCCCAG CTGACACTCCACCTCCAGCATACATGCCCCCTGATGAGCAGCTGGGCCAAGATAGCCAATCGATGGAAACCAGCAGCAGTCTGGTGCCACAGACTGTGGCCCGAGGAGGTGAGGATGCTGCTGAGATGCTGGTCTGTCTACCAAAATTAGTTGACACACAACTGTTGAACAACAGCTCGACCAGAACTGACG ATGTACAGCCAGTAGAGTATGAGGAGCCGAGCCATTGGTGCTCTATTGTCTACTATGAACTCAACAACCGAGTAGGTGAGGCCTACCACGCCTCCTCAACCAGCGTGCTAGTGGATGGCTTCACAGATCCTTCCAACAACCGAAACCGTTTCTGCCTTGGTCTGTTGTCCAATGTCAACCGGAATTCCACGATTGAGAACACCCGTCGTCACATTGGCAAAG GAGTTCATCTTTACTACGTGGGAGGAGAAGTATACGCAGAGTGTCTCAGTGACACCAGCATTTTTGTACAAAGCCGTAACTGTAATTATCACCATGGCTTCCATCCTACCACTGTCTGCAAGATACCTAGCGGCTGCAGCCTCAAAATCTTTAACAACCAGGAGTTTGCCCAGCTTCTGGCCCAGTCTGTCAATCATGGCTTTGAGGCAGTCTACGAGCTTACCAAGATGTGCACCATTAGGATGAGTTTTGTCAAG GGGTGGGGAGCGGAGTATCACCGACAGGATGTCACAAGCACCCCCTGTTGGATTGAAGTGCATCTGCATGGCCCACTCCAGTGGCTTGACAAGGTTCTTACGCAAATGGGCTCACCGCTGAACCCAATCTCCTCTGTTTCCTAA